A window of Strix aluco isolate bStrAlu1 chromosome 2, bStrAlu1.hap1, whole genome shotgun sequence contains these coding sequences:
- the USF3 gene encoding basic helix-loop-helix domain-containing protein USF3 isoform X1 produces the protein MVPAVGPPPLSPPSPAALFSETMPEMTENETPTKKQHRKKNRETHNAVERHRKKKINAGINRIGELIPCSPALKQSKNMILDQAFKYITEMKRQNDELLLNGGNNEQAEEIKKLRKQLDELQKENGRYIELLKANDICLYDDPTIHWKGNLKNAKVSVVIPGDQVQKNIIVYSNGSQPNGNNQGASVQGITFNVGHNLQKQTANVVPVQRTCNLVTPVTISGIYPTENKPWSQTTVSPLASVQTAPAGNVLELSTPENERGVLATAPASSQSTPRSGTEQELQCSSSNAPQNDQNLPKSKNEEEGTKSTKKTLLQGISLPSSASTEASQVQQVNATCSNTHSSRSDLQESCVVSTTDTACVPSVRLSTAESFSSVNVLKSTDLVSSAGMAVTSAAEGVKAATAISTLPASPLENCWSFSGSSGVGTSDLKNMSSLTRMPSAGNTQTTWTTLQLAGNTVQPLSQTPSSIMTALLNEPVNGAGAVSSAHSRPLTTSISLNTSLPGDGQAAEQIVVTLPSCPPLPMQPLISQPQVKTQAAGNILPLNSAMQVIQMAQPVAAAVTGAPANQNVIILQPPNPAPCPPIVRAEVPSQNVSQQIVIIQAANQNPLPLLSAQPSASVRVPVNGPTAIANSSSSVQNASLPQTFGGKHLVHILPRPSSLPSSSSTQTFSVTMSGQQHPQTISLNGQLFALQPVMSSSGASNQAPMQIIQPTTSEDPNTNVALNTFGALANLNQSISQMAGQSCLHLSLSHPTNPTTVNNQIATVNCVSLPTSVASSVPAEVSVLTSASTSINASPKKVAAGLPSSAKSKRTNKKPSTKKHQAVNSKVSCPAAPCKDAGKVDCAPVETVAKHSNGEGLPENAPAVSVSHVLTTSQASSVVASSGVSVSECPSKETANSEQAAKTCSVPEPSAAEAPASSPLASAVSEPQALVPPPAKDAAPRQQARGSQNRPPPTSSASSESPKPCEPPSTLTSSRSEAHVTHSQVAGTSAAQSSTVGHTSKAGTISEPCDVAQDSSVVMQDADLLGGQGLTKMLSDLTKERTAVEKPSSFTVQGEHSNFPMENSKSAEPNVDLPEKQDLLLMNTEGDPLPQHHSCISDQEVVNASLMASRQADSPMSTSSGSSRGFSVASMLPDTTREDVTSSTSTSTCNSCTFSEQTDIVALAARAIFDQENLEKGGGGIQVNMRDAISKSTEVAPLEREQQPFKPQPVKENNTGPLEATPSKFSAQDTVQTNVDRQVEKPSCSVGGVVTSNTSLQISTSQSASITSLSVNNLIHQSRIVHPLVSCSSLSQSSEPASVPATVSLSLPSSTYVNQSPGPTMMSDYAQEQLNAIRASTMQAPQLQEPHLKQQNHEGRKDSAKRAVQDDLLLSTAKRQKQCQTAPIRLEGMALMNRTPESIADQTQMLVGQIPPNSSNSVASVSNQGHTDGLNRLFPPNSNFVMPALRQTDVQCGSQPSISEQQGQAGQHLQPIQHVPAQGISHLHSNHPYLKQQQQAGQLRERHHLYQLQHHVTHGENSVHSQPHGVHQQRTIQQEVQMQKKRNLIQGTQATQLSLQQKHHGSDQTRQKGGQPHPHHQQMQQQMQQHFGASQPEKNCENPATSRNHHNHPQSHINQDIMHQQQQDVSSRQQGSASEHVSGHNQMQRLMTSRGLEQQMVSQASIVTRPSDMTCTPHRQERNRVSSYSAEALIGKTPSNSEQRIGISLQGPRVSDQLEMRSYLDVSRNKGLVIHNMQGRLSVDHAVGSDVQRLSDCQTFKPAGPSQQPTGNFDVQASRNSEIGNSVSSLRGMQSQAFRIGQNTGPSLERQKRLPYQPVQGIPTGNALPSRENENTCHQSFMQSLLAPHLGDQVSGSQRSIPEHQRNTQCGASSTIEYNCPPARESVHIRRDGDGPSRESCDMSIGAINTRNSSLNIPFSSSSSSGDIQGRNTSPNISVQKSNPMRMTDSHGTKSHMNTPVSSNMHGVVRPTHPHPAVSHGNGDQGQPSVRQPNSSVTQRSRHPLQDNGGSKIRQPERNRSGNQRHGNVFDPSLPHLPLSTSGSMILGRQQSAIEKRGSIVRFMSDGPQVSNDNAAPDQHTLSQNFGFPFIPEGGMNPPINANASFIPPVTQPSATRTPALIPVDPQNTLPSFYPPYSPAHPTLSNDISIPYFPNQMFPNPSTEKPSSGSLNNRFGSILSPPRPVGFAQPSFPLLPDMPPMHMTNTSHLSNFNLTSLFPEIATALPPDGSAMSPLLSIANTSASDSSKQSSNRPAHNISHILGHDCSSAV, from the exons ATGGTCCCCGCGGTGGGGCCGCCGCCGCtcagcccgcccagccccgcg GCTCTCTTCTCCGAAACCATGCCAGAGATGACAGAGAATGAGACACCTACTAAGAAGCAACATCG aaagaaaaaccgGGAGACACATAATGCAG TGGAGAGACATCGAAAGAAGAAGATTAATGCTGGGATAAACAGAATTGGAGAACTCATTCCCTGCTCTCCAGCACTTAAGCAG agcaaGAACATGATCCTGGATCAAGCCTTTAAGTatataacagaaatgaaaagacagaatgATGAACTTCTGTTAAATGGAGGGAACAATGAACAGG CTGAAGAGATAAAAAAACTCCGGAAACAGTTGGATGAACTgcaaaaggaaaatgggagatACATTGAACTACTGAAAGCAAACGATATTTGCCTGTACGATGACCCGACGATCCACTGGAAGGGAAATCTCAAAAATGCAAAGGTCTCGGTTGTTATTCCTGGTGATCAGGTTCAAAAGAACATTATTGTCTATTCAAACGGGAGTCAACCCAACGGAAATAACCAGGGAGCATCTGTCCAGGGAATAACGTTTAATGTTGGTCATAATTTACAAAAGCAAACAGCCAATGTTGTGCCAGTCCAGAGAACTTGCAACCTCGTGACTCCTGTGACAATTTCTGGTATTTACCCCACAGAAAACAAGCCATGGTCACAAACTACAGTGTCTCCGCTGGCATCAGTTCAGACAGCTCCAGCAGGGAACGTTCTTGAGCTCTCCACCCCAGAAAATGAGCGAGGCGTGCTCGCCACTGCTCCTGCCAGCTCACAGAGCACACCTCGATCCGGAACAGAACAGGAACTACAGTGTTCTTCAAGTAACGCACCACAGAATGATCAAAATCTCCCCAAAAGTAAAAATGAGGAGGAGGGCACTAAATCAACAAAGAAAACACTCCTGCAGGGAATCAGCCTTCCTTCCAGTGCCTCCACGGAAGCCTCCCAAGTTCAACAGGTGAATGCAACCTGCTCAAATACACACAGTTCTAGGAGTGACCTTCAGGAAAGCTGTGTTGTTTCAACCACGGACACAGCTTGTGTGCCCTCCGTGAGACTGTCTACTGCGGAAAGTTTTTCCTCTGTAAACGTCCTCAAAAGTACAGACTTAGTAAGTAGTGCTGGAATGGCTGTGACTTCTGCAGCAGAAGGAGTTAAGGCTGCGACGGCAATAAGCACTCTGCCTGCCAGTCCCCTAGAGAACTGCTGGTCTTTTTCAGGCTCTTCAGGTGTTGGCACTTCAGACTTGAAAAACATGAGTAGCCTTACACGGATGCCTTCAGCTGGAAACACACAGACCACGTGGACAACTCTGCAGCTAGCAGGAAATACTGTCCAGCCACTAAGCCAAACGCCATCCAGTATCATGACTGCACTATTAAACGAGCCAGTTAACGGTGCTGGGGCTGTATCTTCTGCTCACAGCAGGCCTTTGACTACAAGTATCAGTTTGAATACTTCTCTGCCTGGGGATGGCCAGGCAGCTGAACAGATTGTAGTTACCTTGCCCTCATGCCCACCCTTACCTATGCAGCCATTAATCAGCCAGCCACAGGTTAAAACTCAGGCTGCAGGAAATATCCTTCCATTAAATTCAGCTATGCAGGTGATCCAGATGGCTCAGCCAGTCGCGGCCGCTGTTACAGGAGCGCCAGCGAACCAGAATGTCATCATTCTCCAGCCTCCAAACCCCGCTCCGTGCCCTCCGATTGTGAGAGCGGAAGTACCCAGCCAAAATGTTAGTCAGCAAATTGTAATTATACAAGCTGCTAATCAGaatcctcttcccctcctctccgcTCAGCCTTCTGCTTCTGTAAGAGTTCCTGTGAACGGGCCGACTGCAATCGCGAACTCTAGCAGCTCCGTACAAAACGCCTCTCTTCCACAGACTTTCGGAGGGAAGCACCTTGTCCATATATTACCAAGACCATCTTCTTTGCCATCTTCTAGCTCTACGCAAACGTTTTCAGTTACAATGTCTGGTCAACAGCATCCTCAAACTATCTCATTAAACGGGCAGCTTTTTGCGTTGCAGCCTGTGATGTCTTCATCTGGAGCTTCAAATCAAGCCCCTATGCAAATTATTCAACCCACCACCAGCGAAGATCCAAATACCAATGTTGCCCTCAATACATTTGGTGCTTTAGCTAACCTCAATCAAAGCATATCGCAAATGGCCGGACAGAGCTGCTTGCACTTGTCTCTCAGCCACCCTACCAATCCCACAACTGTCAATAACCAGATTGCCACAGTTAACTGCGTGTCGTTACCGACTTCTGTGGCATCTTCGGTACCTGCAGAGGTTTCAGTATTAACTAGTGCATCTACTTCAATAAATGCTTCCCCAAAAAAAGTGGCTGCTGGCTTGCCATCCAGTGCAAAATCAAAAAGGACAAACAAAAAGCCAAGTACAAAGAAACACCAAGCAGTCAACAGTAAAGTGTCCTGCCCAGCAGCTCCTTGCAAAGACGCAGGGAAGGTGGATTGTGCTCCCGTGGAAACGGTGGCAAAGCATTCAAACGGCGAGGGGCTGCCTGAAAACGCTCCAGCGGTATCGGTCTCACACGTTTTAACGACGTCGCAGGCGAGCAGTGTTGTAGCATCGAGTGGCGTCAGCGTTTCTGAATGTCCTTCCAAAGAGACTGCGAACTCCGAACAGGCAGCCAAAACCTGCTCTGTCCCTGAGCCAAGCGCAGCAGAGGCGCCCGCTTCCTCACCGCTGGCGTCCGCGGTGTCTGAGCCACAGGCGCTCGTCCCGCCGCCTGCCAAAGATGCTGCCCCTCGCCAGCAGGCCCGTGGGTCTCAGAACCGTCCTCCACCAACCAGCTCTGCCTCCTCAGAGTCTCCCAAACCCTGTGAACCCCCCAGCACCTTAACGTCCTCTCGTAGCGAAGCACATGTGACACATTCTCAGGTCGCTGGGACgtcagcagcacagagcagcacagtggGTCATACTTCCAAGGCAGGAACGATTTCGGAGCCCTGCGACGTCGCGCAGGATTCCTCAGTGGTAATGCAAGACGCGGACTTGTTAGGAGGACAGGGTCTAACCAAAATGCTGTCTGATCTCacgaaagaaagaacagctgTGGAAAAACCCTCTTCATTTACTGTTCAGGGGGAACATTCTAATTTTCCCATGGAAAACTCTAAATCAGCAGAACCAAATGTTGATTTGCCTGAGAAGCAGGACCTCTTGCTAATGAACACAGAAGGTGATCCTCTCCCCCAGCATCACTCCTGCATTTCTGACCAGGAAGTAGTCAATGCTTCCCTTATGGCTAGCAGGCAGGCAGACTCCCCCATGTCAACTAGCTCTGGCAGCAGTCGGGGCTTCTCCGTCGCGTCTATGTTGCCAGATACCACCAGAGAAGACGTCACTAGCAGCACCTCAACCAGTACATGTAACAGCTGCACGTTTTCAGAACAGACTGACATTGTAGCTCTTGCAGCAAGAGCTATTTTTGACCAAGAAAACCTTGAGAAAGGTGGCGGAGGAATACAGGTGAACATGAGGGATGCCATCTCTAAGTCGACTGAGGTTGCACCTTTGGAGAGAGAGCAACAGCCTTTTAAACCTCaaccagtgaaagaaaacaacacaggGCCGTTGGAAGCGACACCGAGCAAATTCAGTGCTCAAGATACAGTACAGACAAACGTCGATAGGCAGGTTGAAAAGCCAAGCTGCTCTGTGGGAGGTGTGGTAACATCAAACACTTCTTTGCAGATTTCCACTTCCCAGTCGGCAAGCATAACCAGTTTAAGTGTGAATAATCTGATACACCAGAGTCGCATTGTCCATCCCCTTGTGAGTTGCTCCAGTTTATCCCAGTCTTCAGAGCCAGCGAGCGTCCCTGCAACTGTGAGCCTCTCCCTTCCATCTAGCACATACGTCAATCAGTCTCCAGGGCCCACCATGATGAGTGACTATGCTCAGGAACAGCTGAATGCCATTCGGGCAAGCACCATGCAGGCTCCCCAGCTGCAGGAACCACACTTAAAGCAGCAAAATCACGAAGGTCGCAAAGACTCCGCCAAGAGAGCTGTTCAGGATGACCTCCTGCTTTCTACGGCAAAAAGGCAGAAGCAGTGCCAGACAGCACCCATAAGGCTCGAAGGGATGGCGTTGATGAACCGGACGCCAGAGAGCATTGCCGATCAAACGCAGATGCTCGTCGGTCAGATTCCTCCTAACTCATCCAATTCAGTGGCATCAGTGAGCAATCAAGGGCACACCGATGGCCTTAATAGGTTATTCCCACCTAACAGCAACTTTGTAATGCCAGCTTTGAGACAAACTGACGTCCAGTGTGGTTCTCAGCCCTCAATTTCCGAGCAGCaaggccaggcagggcagcactTGCAGCCGATTCAACATGTTCCTGCTCAAGGCATATCTCACCTTCACAGTAATCATCCGTActtaaagcagcagcagcaggccgGTCAGTTAAGAGAAAGGCACCACTTGTATCAGCTGCAGCACCACGTCACACACGGGGAAAACTCAGTCCACTCTCAACCCCACGGTGTCCACCAGCAGCGAACAATACAGCAGGAGGTGCAGATGCAAAAGAAACGAAATCTCATCCAGGGAACACAAGCCACACAACTTTCTCTACAGCAAAAACACCACGGGAGTGATCAAACACGGCAAAAAGGTGGTCAGCCTCATCCACACCACCAGCAAATGCAGCAGCAGATGCAGCAGCACTTTGGAGCTTCCCAGCCTGAAAAGAACTGTGAAAATCCTGCAACAAGCAGAAACCACCATAACCATCCTCAGAGCCATATAAATCAGGATATTATGCATCAACAGCAACAAGATGTTAGCAGCAGACAGCAAGGTTCGGCTTCTGAACACGTGTCAGGGCACAATCAGATGCAAAGACTGATGACCTCAAGGGGCTTAGAGCAGCAAATGGTGTCCCAGGCAAGTATCGTAACCAGACCATCAGATATGACGTGCACCCCTCACAGGCAGGAAAGAAATAGAGTTTCCAGCTACTCTGCCGAGGCACTGATTGGGAAGACGCCCTCCAATTCAGAACAGAGAATAGGAATATCTCTTCAAGGCCCTAGGGTTTCTGACCAACTTGAAATGAGAAGCTATCTTGATGTTTCTAGAAATAAAGGGTTGGTGATTCATAATATGCAGGGCCGCTTATCTGTTGACCATGCAGTTGGCTCAGACGTGCAGCGGCTTTCTGATTGTCAGACGTTTAAACCAGCTGGACCCAGTCAACAGCCAACAGGCAATTTCGATGTACAGGCTTCAAGAAACAGCGAAATTGGTAACTCAGTGTCATCCCTCAGGGGAATGCAGTCGCAAGCATTTCGAATCGGTCAAAATACTGGGCCATCCCTAGAGAGACAGAAGAGATTGCCCTACCAGCCAGTGCAGGGTATTCCAACAGGAAATGCCCTGCCGTCaagggaaaatgaaaacacatgcCACCAAAGTTTTATGCAGAGTTTACTTGCCCCTCACCTTGGAGATCAGGTGAGTGGAAGCCAAAGATCAATCCCAGAACATCAAAGGAACACGCAGTGCGGTGCCTCCTCCACAATCGAGTACAACTGTCCCCCAGCGCGAGAGAGCGTCCACATCCGAAGAGACGGTGATGGCCCAAGTAGGGAGAGCTGTGACATGTCTATTGGTGCAATTAACACGAGGAACAGTTCTTTGAATATTCCTTTTTCAAGTTCTTCTTCCTCGGGAGACATTCAGGGTCGCAATACAAGCCCGAACATCTCTGTGCAGAAGTCCAATCCCATGAGGATGACAGACAGTCACGGAACTAAGAGCCACATGAATACGCCTGTTTCTAGCAACATGCATGGGGTGGTGAGGCCAACTCACCCTCACCCTGCAGTGTCTCACGGAAACGGTGACCAAGGGCAACCTTCCGTTCGTCAGCCAAATTCTTCAGTTACTCAGCGGTCGAGGCATCCTCTGCAAGATAACGGAGGTTCTAAAATACGTCAGCCCGAAAGGAACCGATCTGGAAATCAAAGGCATGGAAACGTCTTTGACCCTAGTCTTCCCCACCTTCCCCTGTCCACCAGCGGCAGTATGATCCTTGGGCGCCAGCAGTCTGCGATAGAAAAAAGAGGAAGCATTGTCCGATTTATGTCTGATGGCCCTCAAGTGTCTAACGATAACGCGGCCCCTGACCAACATACCCTCTCTCAGAATTTTGGATTCCCTTTTATCCCGGAGGGAGGCATGAATCCACCGATAAATGCCAACGCCTCTTTCATCCCACCGGTCACTCAGCCCAGTGCCACTCGAACACCGGCTCTAATCCCGGTCGATCCTCAGAATACGCTGCCGTCCTTCTACCCGCCTTACTCGCCTGCCCACCCTACCCTTTCCAACGACATCTCCATCCCATACTTTCCCAATCAAATGTTTCCTAACCCAAGCACGGAGAAGCCGAGTAGCGGGAGTTTAAACAATCGATTTGGATCCATTTTGTCTCCTCCCAGGCCTGTTGGTTTTGCTCAGCcaagttttcctttgcttccagaTATGCCGCCGATGCACATGACCAACACGTCGCACTTATCCAATTTTAACTTAACGTCTTTGTTTCCAGAAATAGCCACAGCTCTTCCTCCAGATGGTTCAGCAATGTCGCCTTTGCTTTCCATTGCAAACACATCTGCTTCAGATTCTTCCAAGCAGTCCTCAAACCGACCTGCCCACAATATAAGCCATATTCTAGGTCACGACTGCAGCTCAGCTGTATGA